One window of the Triticum dicoccoides isolate Atlit2015 ecotype Zavitan chromosome 3B, WEW_v2.0, whole genome shotgun sequence genome contains the following:
- the LOC119275794 gene encoding geranylgeranyl diphosphate reductase, chloroplastic-like — MATMAAAVCHSPARLSISCSYSSSHSAPACPLRVAVVGGGPAGASAAEALASAGAHAFLLERSPAGAKPCGGAIPLCMLDEFAIPLGLVDRRVTRMRVLSPSNLAADFGRSLPPGAHIPMLRREVLDSFLRTRAADAGATLVPGLVTSLSLPAGPTDPYLVHYISSGDGPSPTRSVLEVDAVVGADGANSRVAREVGAGDYSTAIAFQERIRLPDKAMEYYDDLAEMYVGGDVSPDFYGWVFPKCDHVAVGTGTVAAKPEIKKLQSGIRARAGPKIAGGRVIKVEAHPIPEHPRPRRVVGRVALVGDAAGYVTRCSGEGIYFAAKSGRLCGQAMAKEWRLTGAVTEGGIRRGYLRRWDDEFLLTFRFLDLLQRVFYGDNAGREALVEMCADEHVQRRTFDCYLHKRMAPGEPWADLQLLWRTAGSMVRCSVLGKEVQRLRRLELLQA, encoded by the coding sequence ATGGCGACCATGGCCGCTGCAGTGTGCCACTCCCCAGCTCGCCTGTCCATCTCCTGCTCCTACTCTTCCTCCCACTCCGCGCCTGCGTGCCCGCTGCGCGTGGCCGTGGTGGGCGGCGGCCCGGCCGGCGCGTCGGCGGCCGAGGCGCTGGCTTCCGCAGGCGCCCACGCGTTCCTCCTGGAGCGCAGTCCCGCGGGGGCCAAGCCCTGCGGCGGCGCCATCCCGCTCTGCATGCTCGACGAGTTTGCCATCCCGCTGGGGCTCGTCGACCGCCGCGTCACCCGCATGCGCGTCCTCTCCCCCtccaacctcgccgccgacttcgGGCGGTCGCTCCCTCCCGGCGCCCATATCCCCATGCTCCGCCGCGAGGTGCTCGACTCCTTCCTCCGCACCCGCGCCGCGGACGCCGGCGCCACCCTCGTCCCGGGCCTCGTCACCTCGCTCTCCCTCCCTGCGGGCCCCACCGACCCGTACCTCGTCCACTACATCTCGTCCGGCGATGGCCCCTCGCCCACTCGGAGCGTCCTTGAGGTCGACGCCGTCGTGGGCGCGGACGGCGCGAACAGCCGGGTCGCCCGGGAGGTCGGCGCGGGCGACTACTCGACGGCCATCGCGTTCCAGGAGCGCATCCGGCTCCCCGACAAGGCCATGGAGTACTACGACGACCTCGCGGAGATGTACGTGGGCGGGGACGTGTCCCCGGACTTCTACGGCTGGGTGTTCCCCAAGTGCGACCACGTGGCCGTCGGGACCGGCACCGTGGCCGCCAAGCCGGAGATCAAGAAGCTACAGTCGGGCATCCGGGCGCGGGCGGGCCCCAAGATCGCCGGGGGGCGCGTGATCAAGGTGGAGGCGCACCCGATCCCGGAGCACCCGCGGCCACGGCGCGTGGTGGGGCGCGTGGCCCTGGTGGGCGACGCGGCGGGGTACGTGACCCGGTGCTCCGGCGAGGGCATCTACTTCGCGGCCAAGTCCGGGCGGCTGTGCGGGCAGGCGATGGCCAAGGAGTGGCGGCTGACGGGCGCGGTGACGGAGGGCGGGATCAGGCGCGGGTACCTGCGGCGGTGGGACGACGAGTTCCTGCTGACGTTCCGGTTCCTGGACCTGCTGCAGCGCGTGTTCTACGGCGACAACGCCGGGCGCGAGGCGCTGGTGGAGATGTGCGCGGACGAGCACGTGCAGCGCCGGACGTTCGACTGCTACCTGCACAAGCGGATGGCGCCCGGCGAGCCCTGGGCCGACCTCCAGCTGCTGTGGCGCACCGCCGGCAGCATGGTGCGATGCAGCGTCCTCGGCAAGGAGGTCCAGCGCCTCCGCCGGCTCGAGCTGCTGCAGGCTTAG